A single region of the Bacteroides luhongzhouii genome encodes:
- a CDS encoding M16 family metallopeptidase → MNKLLKLSCLSLFLAVVICSCNSQKKYSYETVPNDPLKARIYTLDNGLKVYLTVNKETPRIQTFIAVRVGGKNDPAETTGLAHYFEHLMFKGTDKFGTQDYATEKPLLDAIEQQFEIYRKTTDEAKRKAIYHTIDSLSYEASKYAIPNEYDKLMAAIGSTGSNAYTWYDQTVYQEDIPSNQIENWAKIQADRFENNVIRGFHTELEAVYEEKNMSLTRDNSKVQEAIFSSLFPKHPYGTQTVLGTQENLKNPSITNIKNYYKQWYVPNNMAICMSGDLDPDATIALIDKYFGDLKPNPDLPKLNLAKEAPITQPVVKEVLGPDAESVALAWRFPGVSDKDFEILQVVSQVLYNGKAGLIDLDLNQQQKVLNSYGYPMGLADYSALLLGGLPKQGQTLEEVKDLLLGEIKKLRAGDFDEKMLEANINNFKLGELQNMESNEGRADMFVNSFINGTDWKDEVTAIDRMAKLTKEDIVTFANKYLKEDNYAVIYKKQGKDPNEKKMTKPEITPIITNRDVASPFLVKVQESAVKPIEPVFLDYQKDMSQLKAKSDIPVLYKQNVANDLFQLIYVFDMGNNHDKALGTAFDYLEYLGTSDMTPEELKSEFYRLACTFYVSPGYERTYVVLSGLNENMPAAVQLFEKLLADAQVNKEAYANMAGDILKARSDAKLNQSQNFSRLMSYAMYGPQSPATNLLTEAELTNMNPQELVDRIHNQNSYKHRILYYGPSSSKDLLATINQYHQVPAVLKDIPAGNEYSYLETPVTKVLIAPYDAKQIYMAQISNLGKKYDPAIEPTRKLYNEYFGGGMNSIVFQEMRETRGLAYSAWASILPPNYLKYPYILRTQIATQNDKMIDAVTTFNDIINNMPESEAAFKLAKDGLTNRLRTERIVKGDIIWSYINAQDLGQNIDPRIKLYNDIQNMTLKDIADFQKQWVKGRTYVYCILGDKKDLELDKLKAVGPIEELTQEQIFGY, encoded by the coding sequence ATGAACAAACTACTGAAACTTTCTTGCTTATCACTCTTCCTGGCAGTAGTGATTTGCAGTTGTAACTCACAAAAAAAGTATAGCTACGAAACAGTGCCCAATGACCCGCTAAAAGCCCGCATTTACACACTGGACAACGGACTAAAAGTTTACCTCACCGTAAACAAGGAAACTCCGCGCATACAAACATTTATCGCAGTAAGGGTAGGCGGAAAGAATGACCCGGCAGAAACAACCGGACTTGCTCATTATTTCGAACATCTGATGTTTAAAGGCACTGACAAGTTTGGCACACAAGACTACGCGACAGAAAAGCCTCTATTGGATGCAATCGAACAACAATTCGAGATTTATCGCAAGACTACGGATGAAGCGAAACGTAAAGCTATCTACCACACCATCGACAGCCTTTCTTACGAAGCCTCCAAGTACGCTATCCCTAATGAATATGACAAATTAATGGCAGCCATCGGGTCTACCGGCAGCAATGCTTATACCTGGTACGACCAGACGGTTTATCAGGAAGACATTCCTTCCAACCAGATAGAAAACTGGGCAAAGATTCAGGCAGATCGTTTTGAAAACAATGTCATTCGTGGTTTTCACACAGAACTGGAAGCTGTATACGAAGAGAAAAACATGTCACTCACCCGTGATAACAGTAAAGTGCAGGAAGCCATTTTCTCCTCTCTCTTCCCAAAGCATCCTTACGGGACGCAAACGGTGTTGGGTACACAGGAAAACCTGAAGAATCCTTCTATCACGAATATCAAGAATTACTATAAACAATGGTATGTACCCAATAATATGGCAATCTGCATGTCCGGTGATTTAGACCCGGATGCGACAATTGCACTCATTGACAAATATTTTGGCGATCTGAAACCCAACCCGGACCTTCCGAAGCTAAACTTAGCGAAAGAAGCACCAATCACACAACCTGTTGTGAAAGAGGTATTAGGTCCGGATGCTGAAAGTGTTGCACTGGCCTGGAGATTTCCCGGTGTGTCTGACAAAGACTTTGAAATCCTACAAGTCGTTTCCCAAGTGTTATACAACGGAAAAGCGGGACTGATTGACCTCGATCTGAATCAACAGCAGAAAGTGCTGAATAGTTATGGCTATCCGATGGGACTGGCGGATTACTCGGCATTGTTGTTAGGAGGGCTTCCCAAACAGGGACAAACGCTGGAAGAAGTGAAAGACTTACTGCTCGGCGAAATCAAAAAGCTCCGCGCCGGCGATTTCGACGAAAAAATGTTGGAAGCCAACATCAACAACTTCAAACTCGGCGAACTGCAAAATATGGAAAGTAATGAAGGACGTGCTGACATGTTTGTCAACTCATTTATCAATGGTACAGACTGGAAAGACGAAGTGACCGCTATCGACCGTATGGCCAAACTGACCAAAGAAGACATTGTAACATTTGCCAACAAATACCTGAAAGAAGATAACTACGCCGTTATCTACAAGAAACAGGGAAAAGACCCGAACGAAAAGAAGATGACGAAACCGGAGATTACTCCTATCATCACCAATCGTGATGTAGCCAGTCCGTTCCTTGTAAAAGTACAGGAAAGTGCAGTAAAACCGATCGAGCCTGTATTCCTTGACTATCAGAAAGACATGAGTCAGTTAAAGGCGAAATCTGATATTCCGGTTCTTTACAAGCAGAATGTAGCCAATGATCTGTTCCAGTTGATCTATGTCTTTGACATGGGGAACAACCATGACAAGGCTTTAGGAACAGCATTTGACTATCTCGAATATCTGGGAACTTCGGATATGACACCGGAGGAACTGAAAAGTGAATTCTATCGCTTGGCTTGTACTTTCTACGTATCTCCGGGCTACGAACGCACGTATGTCGTACTTTCCGGACTGAATGAGAATATGCCGGCTGCCGTACAATTATTCGAGAAGCTACTGGCAGATGCACAAGTAAACAAAGAAGCCTATGCGAATATGGCTGGAGATATACTGAAAGCCCGTTCTGATGCCAAGTTGAATCAGAGCCAGAATTTCTCCCGTTTGATGAGCTATGCCATGTACGGCCCCCAATCACCTGCCACCAATCTGCTAACGGAAGCGGAACTGACAAATATGAATCCACAAGAGTTAGTAGACCGGATTCACAATCAGAACAGTTACAAGCACCGCATTTTATACTACGGTCCAAGCAGCAGCAAAGATTTGTTAGCTACCATCAATCAGTATCATCAGGTTCCGGCAGTCTTGAAAGACATTCCTGCCGGAAACGAATATTCTTATCTTGAAACGCCTGTTACTAAAGTTCTGATAGCTCCTTATGACGCCAAACAAATATACATGGCGCAGATATCCAATCTCGGCAAGAAGTATGATCCAGCCATCGAGCCTACCCGCAAATTATATAATGAATATTTCGGAGGTGGCATGAACTCCATCGTCTTCCAAGAAATGCGTGAGACACGTGGATTGGCTTATTCTGCTTGGGCTAGCATACTACCGCCGAACTACTTGAAGTACCCCTATATATTACGTACACAGATCGCAACGCAAAACGACAAGATGATCGATGCCGTCACCACATTTAATGACATCATCAACAATATGCCTGAATCGGAGGCTGCCTTCAAACTGGCTAAAGACGGATTAACAAATCGCCTGCGTACTGAACGTATTGTCAAAGGTGACATCATCTGGAGTTATATCAATGCACAGGATTTAGGCCAAAACATAGACCCGCGTATCAAGCTCTACAATGATATACAGAACATGACACTGAAAGACATTGCCGACTTCCAAAAGCAATGGGTAAAAGGACGCACGTATGTGTATTGCATTTTGGGAGATAAGAAAGATTTGGAACTGGACAAGCTGAAAGCTGTAGGTCCTATTGAAGAACTGACACAGGAGCAGATCTTCGGATACTAA
- the prfB gene encoding peptide chain release factor 2 (programmed frameshift): MITIEQLKDVKERTDALRRYLDIDGKKIQVEEEQLRTQAPGFWDDQKRAEAQMKLVKDLQKWIEGYNELKTLADELELAFDFYKEELVTEEDVDAAYAKASEAVEALELKNMLRDEADQMDCVLKINSGAGGTESQDWASMLMRMYLRYAETNGYKATIANLQEGDEAGIKTCTINIEGDFAYGYLKGENGVHRLVRVSPYNAQGKRMTSFASVFVTPLVDDSIEVNILPANISWDTFRSGGAGGQNVNKVESGVRLRYQYKDPYTGEEEEILIENTETRDQPKNRENAMRQLRSILYDKELQHRMAEQAKVEAGKKKIEWGSQIRSYVFDDRRVKDHRTNYQTSDVNGVMDGKIDGFIKAYLMEFSSQES, translated from the exons ATGATTACTATTGAACAACTTAAAGACGTGAAAGAGCGCACTGATGCGCTGAGGAGGTATCTT GACATCGACGGGAAGAAAATTCAAGTCGAAGAAGAGCAATTAAGAACACAAGCTCCGGGATTTTGGGATGACCAGAAGAGGGCTGAAGCTCAAATGAAACTGGTGAAAGACCTGCAAAAGTGGATTGAAGGCTACAACGAACTCAAGACACTGGCAGATGAACTTGAACTGGCATTTGATTTCTATAAAGAAGAACTGGTGACCGAGGAAGATGTAGACGCTGCTTACGCAAAAGCCAGTGAAGCAGTAGAGGCACTCGAACTCAAAAATATGCTTCGTGACGAAGCCGACCAGATGGATTGTGTGTTGAAAATCAATTCAGGTGCCGGTGGTACGGAAAGCCAGGACTGGGCTTCTATGCTGATGCGTATGTATCTGCGTTATGCCGAGACGAACGGTTATAAAGCTACCATTGCCAACCTTCAGGAAGGTGATGAAGCCGGAATCAAAACCTGTACTATCAATATTGAAGGTGATTTTGCATACGGTTATTTGAAGGGAGAGAACGGTGTGCACCGCCTGGTTCGTGTTTCTCCATACAATGCACAAGGTAAACGTATGACTTCCTTTGCTTCTGTATTCGTTACTCCGCTGGTGGATGACAGTATCGAGGTAAATATTTTGCCTGCCAATATCTCTTGGGATACATTCCGAAGTGGTGGTGCCGGTGGTCAGAATGTAAATAAGGTAGAATCCGGTGTCCGTTTGCGTTATCAGTATAAAGATCCTTATACCGGTGAGGAAGAAGAAATCTTGATTGAAAATACCGAAACCCGTGACCAGCCAAAGAACCGTGAGAATGCAATGCGTCAACTACGTTCCATCTTGTATGATAAGGAATTGCAGCATCGCATGGCAGAACAGGCGAAAGTGGAAGCCGGTAAGAAGAAGATCGAATGGGGATCCCAGATCCGTAGCTACGTATTTGATGACCGTCGCGTGAAAGATCATCGTACCAACTATCAGACTTCAGATGTGAACGGTGTGATGGATGGCAAAATAGATGGTTTTATCAAAGCTTATCTGATGGAGTTTTCTTCACAGGAATCATAA
- a CDS encoding porin has translation MSRITTTVVMLLLATMAFGQAKEDAGDGKKLDKQTMEFKDYLPEIHGTIRGKYEYQTETSESRFEVRNARFSVSGNVHPLVAYKAEIDLSDEGSIKMLDAYARVFPVKDLNFTIGQMRVPFTIDAHRSPHQQYFANRSFIAKQVGNVRDVGFTAGYTNKDGFPFILEGGLFNGSGLTNQKEWHKTLNYSMKAQLLPNKNWNLTLSTQMIKPENVRINMYDAGIYYQNDRFHIEAEYLYKMYGHEAFKDVHAVNSFINYDLPLKKVFNKISFLARYDMMTDHSDGKMDETTKALIINDYARHRVTGGITLSLSKAFIADLRLNFEKYFYKNSGVPKESERDKIVIEFMTRF, from the coding sequence ATGAGTAGAATCACAACAACCGTCGTCATGCTTTTGCTGGCGACAATGGCCTTTGGACAGGCAAAAGAAGATGCCGGGGATGGCAAGAAGCTGGATAAGCAGACAATGGAATTTAAGGATTACCTGCCGGAGATTCACGGAACTATCCGGGGAAAATATGAATACCAGACAGAAACAAGTGAAAGTCGTTTTGAAGTACGTAACGCGCGCTTCAGTGTTTCGGGAAATGTACATCCGTTAGTTGCCTATAAAGCGGAAATCGACCTTTCCGACGAAGGTTCCATTAAGATGCTGGATGCGTATGCACGTGTTTTTCCGGTGAAAGACCTGAATTTTACGATCGGTCAGATGCGCGTTCCTTTCACGATAGATGCTCACCGCTCGCCACATCAGCAGTATTTTGCCAACCGTTCATTCATTGCCAAGCAAGTAGGAAATGTGCGTGATGTCGGTTTTACGGCTGGTTATACGAATAAAGACGGTTTTCCATTTATTCTTGAAGGGGGATTGTTCAATGGCTCCGGTCTGACGAATCAAAAAGAATGGCACAAAACGCTGAATTACTCCATGAAAGCGCAGTTATTGCCTAATAAGAACTGGAATCTGACACTTAGCACCCAAATGATAAAACCGGAAAATGTGCGGATTAATATGTACGATGCCGGTATCTATTATCAGAATGACCGTTTTCATATTGAGGCGGAATATTTATATAAAATGTACGGCCACGAAGCGTTTAAAGATGTTCATGCGGTAAATAGTTTTATTAATTACGATTTACCATTGAAGAAAGTATTCAATAAAATCTCTTTTCTGGCTCGCTATGATATGATGACCGATCATAGTGATGGTAAGATGGATGAAACGACAAAAGCTCTGATTATAAATGATTATGCCCGCCATCGTGTGACGGGTGGAATCACATTAAGTCTTTCCAAAGCTTTCATTGCCGACCTTCGATTGAACTTCGAGAAATATTTCTATAAGAACTCCGGTGTCCCTAAAGAATCAGAACGGGACAAAATCGTGATTGAATTCATGACGAGATTCTAA
- a CDS encoding CYTH domain-containing protein, protein MAQEIERKFLVIGEFKSSAFAQSHIVQGYISSARGRTVRVRIRDEKGYLTIKGASNASGTSRYEWEKELALSEAEELMRLCEPGIIDKTRYLVRSGKHVFEVDEFYGENEGLIVAEVELESEDEAFVKPDFIGEEVTGDIRYYNSQLMKKPYKTW, encoded by the coding sequence ATGGCACAGGAAATAGAACGTAAATTTTTAGTTATCGGTGAATTTAAGTCTTCGGCTTTTGCGCAAAGTCACATTGTACAGGGGTATATCAGTAGTGCTCGCGGGCGTACTGTCAGGGTTCGTATTCGGGATGAAAAAGGTTATCTGACGATAAAGGGAGCCTCTAATGCTTCCGGTACCAGTCGTTATGAATGGGAAAAGGAACTGGCCTTATCAGAAGCAGAAGAATTGATGAGGCTTTGCGAACCGGGGATTATTGACAAGACCCGTTATTTAGTACGTAGTGGCAAACATGTATTTGAAGTCGATGAGTTTTATGGTGAGAATGAAGGACTTATTGTGGCAGAAGTAGAGCTGGAATCGGAAGATGAGGCTTTTGTAAAACCCGACTTTATCGGTGAGGAGGTAACGGGCGATATACGCTACTATAACTCACAGTTAATGAAAAAACCGTATAAAACGTGGTGA
- a CDS encoding MgtC/SapB family protein: MEQLYSYVPRELVTFVLVTLFSLLIGLSQRRISLKREGETTLFGTDRTFTFIGILGYLLYILDPTDMRLFMGGGAVLGLLLGLNYYVKQSQFHVFGVTTIIIALITYCMAPIVATQPSWFYVMVIVTVLLLTELKHTFTEFAQRMKNDEMITLAKFLAISGIILPMLPHKNLIPDINLTPYSIWLATVVVSGISYLSYLLKRYVFHESGTLVSGIIGGLYSSTATISVLARKSRKASEQEATDYVAAMLLAVSMMFLRFMILILIFSREIFLSIYPYLLTMAVVAAIVAWFIHSRQKRPEGQSAETEEDDSSNPLEFKVALIFAVLFVIFTFLTHYTLVYAGTGGLNLLSFVSGFSDITPFILNLLQNTGSVAALIITACSMQAIISNIMVNMFYALFFAGKGSKLRPWILGGFGVVIACNLVLLLFFYI, translated from the coding sequence ATGGAACAGTTGTACAGCTATGTGCCGCGTGAATTGGTTACTTTTGTTTTAGTAACCTTGTTTTCTTTATTAATCGGACTTTCGCAACGTCGAATCAGTCTGAAGCGTGAGGGTGAAACTACTCTTTTCGGAACCGACCGCACTTTTACCTTTATTGGTATACTAGGTTACTTGCTTTATATTTTAGACCCTACGGATATGCGCCTGTTTATGGGAGGCGGAGCGGTATTGGGATTGCTGTTGGGATTGAACTATTATGTAAAGCAATCGCAATTTCATGTTTTTGGTGTAACTACCATCATTATTGCCCTGATTACTTATTGTATGGCTCCTATCGTAGCTACCCAACCTTCCTGGTTTTATGTCATGGTAATTGTGACTGTGCTCCTGCTGACCGAACTTAAACATACTTTTACAGAGTTTGCGCAACGGATGAAGAATGATGAAATGATTACGTTAGCCAAGTTCTTGGCTATCAGCGGTATCATATTACCGATGCTTCCGCATAAGAATCTGATTCCGGATATTAATCTCACTCCTTATTCTATCTGGTTGGCAACAGTAGTGGTATCCGGCATTTCCTATCTCTCTTATCTATTAAAGCGATATGTATTCCATGAATCCGGAACGTTAGTTTCCGGTATTATTGGCGGATTATACAGCAGTACGGCTACGATCTCGGTACTTGCCCGTAAAAGCCGGAAAGCCTCTGAACAGGAAGCTACTGATTATGTTGCTGCCATGCTGCTGGCTGTCAGCATGATGTTTCTGCGCTTTATGATACTGATACTTATTTTCAGTAGAGAAATCTTCCTGTCTATTTATCCGTATCTGTTGACTATGGCGGTGGTGGCAGCTATTGTAGCTTGGTTTATTCACTCCCGGCAAAAACGCCCGGAAGGCCAGTCTGCTGAAACAGAAGAGGATGATAGCAGCAACCCGTTGGAATTTAAAGTTGCTTTGATTTTTGCCGTACTCTTTGTGATATTTACTTTCTTAACTCACTATACGTTGGTTTATGCGGGCACAGGTGGATTGAATCTCTTGTCTTTTGTTTCCGGTTTTAGTGATATAACTCCTTTTATATTAAACTTGTTGCAAAATACAGGTAGTGTGGCTGCATTGATAATTACTGCTTGTAGTATGCAGGCTATCATTAGCAATATAATGGTAAATATGTTCTATGCTCTATTCTTTGCAGGAAAAGGAAGTAAACTTCGTCCTTGGATTTTGGGAGGATTCGGTGTGGTAATTGCTTGTAATCTCGTTTTGTTGCTGTTCTTTTATATTTAA
- a CDS encoding DNA/RNA non-specific endonuclease — translation MTKALFRLFILFITCSTAISCSEQDSPELPDNPGNTNQGIASIDQTQINANGGGFIIRVKADGTWQASSSETWCTLSRASGNGNGSISGYMKANTGAERNVIITIIAGKEKAEFTLKQLAGNSSNPDPDPDPEKPSGYAGRIEIPALRSGNMYKFITHTTKENNKEVITYSYEYDCSKMHSRWVACTFSTATSDKDVGRHESFTEDLSLPPAYRLGEKAFSGSSYSRGHLIASEDRQYSVAANKKTFYMSNMSPQIQDGFNGGIWLNLERQVQSKGYSITNSKDTLYVVKGGTIRDDQILKYISDGSHNIAVPKYYFMALLSLKDGKYSAIGYWFEHKSYNSKEPFSKYEVTIDELEANTDIDFFPNLPSDIEKDVEKSKDNWKW, via the coding sequence ATGACAAAAGCATTATTTAGACTATTCATCCTGTTCATAACCTGTAGCACTGCAATCTCATGTAGTGAACAGGATTCGCCTGAACTTCCGGACAATCCGGGCAATACCAATCAAGGAATTGCCTCTATTGACCAAACGCAAATCAATGCAAATGGAGGCGGATTTATCATCCGTGTAAAAGCGGACGGCACATGGCAGGCTTCAAGCAGTGAGACTTGGTGTACATTGAGTAGAGCATCTGGCAATGGAAATGGCTCTATCAGTGGATATATGAAAGCAAATACCGGAGCTGAACGGAACGTCATTATTACAATCATAGCTGGGAAAGAAAAAGCAGAGTTTACACTCAAACAATTAGCTGGCAATAGCTCAAATCCGGATCCAGACCCAGATCCTGAAAAGCCTTCGGGATATGCAGGCAGGATTGAAATTCCAGCTTTACGTTCCGGAAATATGTATAAGTTTATTACGCACACCACTAAAGAGAATAACAAAGAGGTTATTACTTATAGTTATGAGTATGATTGTAGTAAAATGCATTCTCGTTGGGTCGCATGCACTTTTAGCACTGCCACTTCTGACAAAGACGTTGGAAGGCATGAGAGCTTCACAGAAGATCTTTCATTACCTCCAGCATACAGACTTGGAGAAAAAGCTTTTTCTGGTTCTAGCTACAGTAGAGGACATTTAATCGCCTCTGAAGACAGACAATATTCAGTAGCAGCCAACAAGAAAACATTCTATATGTCAAATATGAGTCCACAAATTCAAGATGGATTCAACGGAGGTATTTGGCTAAATTTAGAAAGACAAGTTCAAAGTAAAGGCTATAGCATTACTAATTCAAAAGATACATTATATGTAGTAAAAGGGGGAACAATTAGGGATGACCAGATACTAAAATATATATCTGATGGCTCTCATAATATAGCTGTTCCCAAATACTATTTTATGGCACTGTTATCCCTTAAAGATGGAAAATACTCTGCCATAGGATATTGGTTTGAGCATAAATCTTATAATAGTAAAGAACCCTTTTCTAAATATGAGGTTACCATAGACGAGTTAGAAGCTAATACGGATATTGATTTTTTCCCTAATCTTCCTTCCGACATAGAAAAAGACGTAGAAAAGAGTAAAGACAACTGGAAATGGTAA
- a CDS encoding endonuclease/exonuclease/phosphatase family protein, translated as MKKSLMTLGVLALFVLMAYGQEKKFALYSVAFYNMENLFDTIHDEGKNDYEYLPNGTNQWNTMKYKAKLKNMSEILSMLSTDKLPMGPAIIGVSEIENYRVLEDILKQPALADRGYQYVHYEGEDQRGVDCAFFYNPKLFELTNSKLVPYVYINDTVHKTRGFLIASGNIAGEKMHFIVNHWPSRAAASPARERAGEQVRAIKDSLLREDSAAKIVIMGDMNDDPMDKSMAVALGAKRKPADVGPTDLYNPWWDTLKKGYGTLMYKGKWNLFDQIVFTGNLLGTDRSTLKFYKHEIFRRDFMFQKEGKYKGYPKRTQAGGVWLNGYSDHLPTIIYLIKEVK; from the coding sequence ATGAAAAAAAGCTTAATGACTTTAGGTGTACTCGCTCTTTTCGTCCTCATGGCCTACGGACAAGAAAAGAAATTTGCCCTCTACAGTGTAGCGTTCTACAATATGGAAAATTTGTTTGACACCATTCATGATGAAGGCAAGAATGACTACGAGTATCTTCCTAATGGTACTAATCAGTGGAATACGATGAAGTATAAGGCTAAGCTGAAAAACATGTCGGAAATATTGAGTATGTTAAGTACCGACAAGTTACCAATGGGTCCCGCCATTATCGGCGTTTCTGAAATCGAAAATTACAGAGTACTGGAAGACATACTGAAGCAACCGGCTTTAGCGGACAGAGGTTACCAATATGTTCACTACGAAGGAGAAGACCAACGTGGTGTGGACTGTGCCTTCTTCTATAATCCCAAATTGTTCGAACTGACAAATAGTAAACTCGTACCTTATGTATATATCAATGATACGGTGCATAAGACACGTGGCTTCCTGATTGCCAGTGGCAATATCGCAGGTGAGAAAATGCACTTTATCGTCAATCACTGGCCTTCGAGAGCTGCCGCTTCTCCAGCACGTGAACGCGCAGGAGAACAGGTTAGAGCTATCAAAGATTCACTGTTAAGGGAAGACTCCGCAGCCAAAATTGTCATTATGGGAGATATGAATGATGACCCAATGGATAAAAGTATGGCTGTAGCACTTGGAGCTAAACGTAAGCCTGCTGATGTAGGACCTACAGACTTGTACAATCCTTGGTGGGATACTTTGAAAAAAGGATACGGAACTCTGATGTACAAAGGCAAATGGAATTTATTCGATCAAATCGTATTCACCGGGAATTTATTGGGCACTGACCGCAGTACACTGAAATTTTATAAACATGAAATCTTCCGCCGTGATTTTATGTTCCAAAAAGAAGGGAAATATAAAGGATATCCTAAACGGACGCAAGCAGGTGGTGTATGGCTAAACGGATATAGCGATCATTTGCCTACTATTATTTATCTAATTAAAGAAGTGAAATGA